The following is a genomic window from Defluviimonas aquaemixtae.
ACGATTTCTGCGAAAGCAGGTTGTCCAAAGCCTCGGCCTCCGAAAGGAAGTCGGGGTTTTGCTTTCCTGCTGCAAAGCGGAGAATCGCCCCCAGGTCGCCGCGAAGGACGATGGAGAGTTCGCCGTCCTCGGGCACGAGGGTGATCTCATCGACCAGTGACCGAAGCACGTCGACGGCGGCGCCACGATTTTCCTCGGATTGCAGGTTCTCGCAGAGCTTCGCGATGCGATCCTGATACATCCGTGCCATGTTCGGGTGCAGCAATGGCGGCGGCTCATCGGCATTGTCCAGAAGCTCGCTCAACTGCGACTTCCTCGCCTCCAGCTTCTCGGCCTTGTCTTTGAGCTTTGCAGGCGGGAAGCCCTGAAGAATGGCGTCGACCATCTTGTCGAGCTCTCGGTCAACCTTCTCGAGTTCGCTTCTCCAGCCGGCCAGGTCCGCCCCGCGCTCGACCCGGAGCCGATTTACTTCCCGGGTGAACTCCGCGCAGAACTCATTGAAGAGTTCTGGCGACATGAGATGCTTCCGAAGGCCATTCAAGATCGACGCCTCCAAGGCATCCCGACGGATGTTCAGACGGTTATCGCATGTGCCCTTGTTCCGCGACGCTGCGCAGCCAAGCAGGTCTTTCGAGATCAGGGAGTACCCACCACCACAGCAACCGCACTTGATAAGGCCGGCGAAAAGGTGCTTCGGCCGCCGTCTATCGTTCATCGGATTACTGCCTGTCGGTGACGTATCAAACGAAAGGCTCTTTTGCCTTTTCTTCACCGCGTCCCAGAGATCTTGGTCCACAATCCGAAGGTCCGGGACCTCCTGGACAACCCACTCACTTTCCGGGTTCGGGCGGGAGACGCGCTTACCGGTGTCTGGATCCTTCATGTATCGCAGACGGTTCCAGACGAGCCTACCGATGTAGAGCTCATTGTTGAGAATCCCTGTCCCTCGTTTCGGGTTGCCGTGAATCGTGGAGGGCCCCCACTCCTTGCCCTGTGGTCCGGAAATGCCCTCCCGGTTCAAGGTCATCGCTATCGTCCGCGATGATTGTCCGGACAAGTATTCCCGGAAGATGCGCCGAACGACGTTTGCTTCGGCTGGGTTGATCTCCCGCTCGCCCCGATCGTCCGGATCCGCCGTGCGAACGACGTCATACCCAAAACAAAGCCCACCACCAGAGCGACCCTTCTCGACGCGCCCGCGAAGACCGCGCCTGGTCTTGTCAGCCAAATCCTTAAGGAAGAGTGCGCCCATCGTTCCCTTGAGACCGATGTGCAATTCGCTGACCTCACCTTCGGACAGCGTCACGATACTCACACCTGCAAAGCGCATCCGCTTGTAGAGCCCGGCGATGTCCTCCTGGTCCCGAGAGAGACGATCCAGCGACTCCGCGAGGATCACGTCGAAACGCCCCTTCAGCGCATCCGAGATCAGTTCCTGAACGCCGGGCCGAAGCAGGGACGCCCCGGAAATCGCGCGATCCGTGTAGCTGTCGATGATCGTCCAGCCTTCCCGCTCCGCGCGTGCACGGCAGATGCGCAGCTGGTCCTCGATCGACGCATCACGTTGGTTGTCAGATGAATACCGAGCGTAAAGCGCTGCCTTCATGCGATAGCCCCCTTAATCGCGGAGGCGAGCCCGTGCATGCCGCCTGTTCTCAGTCTCAATGAAATCTCTCGCCGCCTGCCGCGCCAACAAGCGAACAAGGTTGACCAGCCGCGGATCATCGCCAGCCGAAGTGAGGCGCGCGATGGTGTTCGCGGTCGTTCCGCTACCCCGAAACGAGTCCTGGGCGCCTCTTGAGGCGTTAGCCACCGGCCTGCTTTCCTGGTCCCTTTCCATGAGCGCCAGCCTGCCAGAGGCTGGCGCACGTACGAAGTAAAAAGCCTATGTATAATAGCGGATTGAAGGTGAGGTGAGCGCACATTTTCGTAGCTTGGCGTATAGATGGCTGCTCTAGCGTCGCGCAAATCGGCGGCCCGAAAGCCGGAGATACTGCGCTGTTCTATGCGAATTCCCACCATTTAGGGGCCCTAAGCTGTGGCAGGGCCCGAAGACCGTTGCCTGAACGAAGTCTGCCATAGGCCGCACGAATCGCGCAACGTAGGTGTCACTAAGGCGCGGGAAGCCGCCACTGGCCAAGCGAGAGAGCAAGAGACTGGGAGGGGTGCCGTGACGGGTTGAAGGCTGGAGGAGAGGCCTCCGGCGGCCGTCGCGGAGGATTCCCAATGAACAGCGAAATCATCGATGCCGGGCGTGACATGAGCGGCGGCTACAGGGTGGATATGTCGCGCGGCACGAACGTGGACCGTGTGTCGTCGGAGTGGTTCTCGCGGCCCGACGACGAGCGGTATCTGTCGCTCGACGATCTCTTCGCATCCGTCAAAGGCCGGGCGGAGCGGAGCCGGACGCGCACGGTGGAAAGTGCTGCGATCCGGGTCGAGGCGCATCGCGACAACCCGGAGAAGCTGGGGCTGGTCCTGCCCGGTGCGGATGAACCCATCGCGCCGACGCATTGGTCCTTCGGTCAGCTCTCGAGCCTGGTCGGCGCACCCGCGGCCTATTTGCGGCAACTTCCCGCGCCGCTGGCGGGCATCAACCTGCAATACAGCCTGACCAATCACCGGGCCGAGCAGATCAAGACCATGGAAGTT
Proteins encoded in this region:
- a CDS encoding recombinase family protein — translated: MKAALYARYSSDNQRDASIEDQLRICRARAEREGWTIIDSYTDRAISGASLLRPGVQELISDALKGRFDVILAESLDRLSRDQEDIAGLYKRMRFAGVSIVTLSEGEVSELHIGLKGTMGALFLKDLADKTRRGLRGRVEKGRSGGGLCFGYDVVRTADPDDRGEREINPAEANVVRRIFREYLSGQSSRTIAMTLNREGISGPQGKEWGPSTIHGNPKRGTGILNNELYIGRLVWNRLRYMKDPDTGKRVSRPNPESEWVVQEVPDLRIVDQDLWDAVKKRQKSLSFDTSPTGSNPMNDRRRPKHLFAGLIKCGCCGGGYSLISKDLLGCAASRNKGTCDNRLNIRRDALEASILNGLRKHLMSPELFNEFCAEFTREVNRLRVERGADLAGWRSELEKVDRELDKMVDAILQGFPPAKLKDKAEKLEARKSQLSELLDNADEPPPLLHPNMARMYQDRIAKLCENLQSEENRGAAVDVLRSLVDEITLVPEDGELSIVLRGDLGAILRFAAGKQNPDFLSEAEALDNLLSQKSLVAGGRSRRSRRAAVPKAKTSAAGPAEASQVSLVAGVGFEPTTFRL